From the genome of Verrucomicrobiia bacterium:
AAGTCATCGGCGAGATAGTAGTATGGGAGGCCTTCTGGAAGCTCCTCGCCATTGCGACAAATTGCCGAGCTGTAGAAGATATGGGCACCAAGCGTGGTGGCTACCATGCTCAGGCCAAAGAAGCGCAGTTTCTTTGCGTCAAGTTCGAAAACCGCAATGATCCCTAGCGCTTCAATGGATGGGAAGCTGGGCAGTACGGCATCACCTTGAATGATAAGCTTGCGAATGGCCTCATATGGCCCTGTCTTGTAGGGGTTGGGATTTGTTGGTGTCAAAGTAGTAGGCCTCCCACTTGGGGTGTGCTAGTTCTACCAGATTGGACGGTGGGTGTCTAGGAGTGCTTGCGCTTCGTGAGGCTCATGAGTGCTACGCAGGAGAAGACTACCACAGCCCGCCAGGCGCGTTTGGCATGCCCCGGCTCGGTAAGTGCACGGAAGAGCCATTCCAAATGTAATGCGCGGAAGAGTTTGGGCGCGCGCTTTTTCGTGGTGTAAAAACCAAAGGTCCCACCAATTCCAACCATGGTGGAGATGGGAAGGTCGCGGGCGGCATCTATCCACAACTCTTGCTTG
Proteins encoded in this window:
- a CDS encoding WecB/TagA/CpsF family glycosyltransferase; this encodes KQELWIDAARDLPISTMVGIGGTFGFYTTKKRAPKLFRALHLEWLFRALTEPGHAKRAWRAVVVFSCVALMSLTKRKHS